The Phyllopteryx taeniolatus isolate TA_2022b chromosome 17, UOR_Ptae_1.2, whole genome shotgun sequence genome window below encodes:
- the LOC133466821 gene encoding LIM domain kinase 1-like isoform X1 — protein sequence MSRRDQRFQRGMKGRCRECSCTLSHWYYEREGQLFCKKHYWQRYGENCQGCDETLQPGLVMVAGEQKYHPECFTCRKCQLFIGDGDSYTLVEHSKLFCGQCFSQRAASSPSSPPVKSPHTVALVSLPPQTKGHRGLMVATELSQGSGPLVTVTAINSDILGPDLLSSVHIGDNILEVNGIPVHNVCPDEVDHVIQDTSRPLQLTVEHNPRSKTSTKVHQDLTCVCEKVPSTHMLPNLVEEPGLEVEMLEPITTSLSSPQHRGIMGMRSRNILRSCSIEKSSLSLLSQKKDMVRSESLRADPGDRTHRIFRPSDLVHGEVLGRGFFGQAVKVTHRETGEVMVMKELIRFDEETHETFLKEVKVMRCLDHPNVLKFIGLFYKDKRIHFVSEYIQGGTLRESISKMDNNFSWNIRVSYAKDIAAGMAYLHSMNVIHRDLNSHNCLVKENQSVVVADFGLARLVTAERNRSRTSSLDRPPKGTLSDLRKPDRRKRYTVVGNPYWMAPEMINGKSYDERVDVFSFGIVICEIIGRVSADPDFLPRSNDFGLNVAAFIEQQQPSECPLTFLPLAALCCDLDADERPSFSKLEEWLENLLMHLDIGLPLLSETEQLRRTFWHERRRDSKRETVPTSSPRSHSPEPSPDNGNDPNHPPGLPQSANCTPQNTSEQLHQERAEQTVNASSSSNGFSPSDSSGSHGRGREDSGEIQRRPEPSQVDRPPAGPSGGSRRTCRVLWTKPLL from the exons ATGTCTCGGCGGGACCAAAGGTTTCAACGGGGGATGAAAGGACG GTGCCGGGAATGCAGCTGCACCCTGTCTCACTGGTACTACGAGCGAGAGGGACAACTGTTCTGCAAGAAGCACTACTGGCAGCGTTATGGCGAGAACTGTCAGGGCTGCGACGAGACGCTCCAACCGGGACTCGTCATG GTCGCTGGAGAGCAGAAGTACCACCCTGAATGCTTCACATGTAGAAAGTGCCAGCTGTTCATTGGAGATGGAGACAGTTACACACTGGTGGAGCATTCCAAACTCTTCTG CGGTCAATGTTTCAGTCAGCGTGCAGCGTCATCACCTTCATCGCCACCCGTCAAGAGCCCCCACACGGTGGCGCTGGTGTCACTTCCTCCGCAGACAAAAGGCCATCGAGGTCTGATGGTGGCCACTGAACTCAGCCAAGGAAGCGGCCCTCTGGTTACTGTGACTGC GATAAACTCGGACATCCTTGGTCCTGACCTGCTGTCTTCGGTCCACATTGGAGACAATATCCTGGAGGTCAACGGCATTCCCGTCCACAACGTTTGCCCAGACGAG GTAGACCATGTGATCCAGGACACAAGCAGACCGCTGCAGCTGACCGTTGAACACAATCCGCGGTCCAAGACTTCCACCAAGGTCCATCAAGACCTCACCTGTGTCTGTGAAAAAGTGCCTTCGACACACATGCTCCCAAACCTGGTGGAGGAGCCTGGCTTAGAGGTGGAGATGCTGGAACCAATCACAACGAGTCTCTCCTCGCCTCAGCACCGAGGAATCATGGGAATGCGATCCCGAAACATCCT GCGCAGCTGCAGCATCGAAAAGTCTTCCTtgtcactcttatctcaaaagaAAGACATGGTGCGTTCCGAATCTCTGCGTGCCGACCCCGGAGATCGAACCCATCGCATATTCAGGCCTTCGGACCTCGTCCACGGAGAAGTGCTCGGCAGAGGCTTCTTCGGACAGGCCGTCAAG GTGACACATCGGGAGACAGGAGAGGTGATGGTGATGAAAGAGTTGATACGTTTTGATGAGGAGACGCACGAGACTTTCCTGAAGGAG GTAAAGGTGATGCGCTGTTTGGATCATCCCAACGTCCTCAAGTTCATTGGACTCTTTTACAAGGACAAGCGCATACACTTTGTGTCCGAGTACATCCAGGGAGGAACGCTCAGAGAAAGCATCTCCAAAATG GACAATAACTTCTCATGGAACATCAGAGTGAGTTATGCCAAAGACATTGCAGCTGGAATG GCATATTTACACTCCATGAACGTCATCCACAGAGATTTAAACTCACACAACTGCCTGGTCAAAGAG AATCAGTCCGTTGTAGTGGCAGATTTTGGACTCGCTCGTTTGGTGACCGCAGAGAGGAATCGCAGCAGAACTTCTTCTCTCGACCGACCCCCAAAGGGAACGCTGTCGGACCTCCGCAAACCGGACCGCAGGAAGCGCTACACAGTGGTCGGAAACCCCTACTGGATGGCCCCGGAGATGATCAACG GGAAAAGCTACGATGAACGCGTGGACGTCTTTTCCTTCGGAATCGTGATTTGTGAG ATCATAGGAAGAGTGAGCGCCGACCCGGACTTCCTTCCCCGGAGTAACGACTTTGGCTTGAACGTGGCCGCGTTCATTGAGCAGCAGCAGCCCTCGGAGTGCCCTTTGACCTTCCTACCACTGGCTGCCCTCTGCTGTGACCTGGATGCCGATGAAAG GCCTTCCTTCTCCAAGCTGGAGGAGTGGCTGGAGAATCTGCTGATGCACTTGGACATCGGCCTGCCGCTCCTCTCCGAGACGGAGCAGCTCCGCAGAACCTTTTGGCACGAGCGCCGACGCGACTCCAAACGGGAAACCGTGCCCACTTCTTCTCCACGTTCTCACAGTCCCGAGCCATCTCCAGACAATGGAAATGATCCGAATCATCCACCTGGACTTCCTCAAAGTGCTAACTGCACACCTCAGAACACAAGTGAGCAACTGCATCAAGAACGTGCGGAGCAAACCGTGAACGCCAGCTCGTCTTCAAACGGTTTCTCGCCGTCAGACTCTTCCGGAAGCCACGGGCGCGGACGAGAGGACTCGGGAGAAATCCAAAGGCGACCGGAACCCTCCCAAGTCGACAGGCCACCCGCGGGCCCGTCCGGCGGGTCCAGAAGGACCTGCAGAGTTTTGTGGACCAAGCCTCTTTTATAG
- the LOC133466821 gene encoding LIM domain kinase 1-like isoform X2, which translates to MSRRDQRFQRGMKGRCRECSCTLSHWYYEREGQLFCKKHYWQRYGENCQGCDETLQPGLVMVAGEQKYHPECFTCRKCQLFIGDGDSYTLVEHSKLFCGQCFSQRAASSPSSPPVKSPHTVALVSLPPQTKGHRGLMVATELSQGSGPLVTVTAINSDILGPDLLSSVHIGDNILEVNGIPVHNVCPDEVDHVIQDTSRPLQLTVEHNPRSKTSTKVHQDLTCVCEKVPSTHMLPNLVEEPGLEVEMLEPITTSLSSPQHRGIMGMRSRNILRSCSIEKSSLSLLSQKKDMVRSESLRADPGDRTHRIFRPSDLVHGEVLGRGFFGQAVKVTHRETGEVMVMKELIRFDEETHETFLKEVKVMRCLDHPNVLKFIGLFYKDKRIHFVSEYIQGGTLRESISKMNQSVVVADFGLARLVTAERNRSRTSSLDRPPKGTLSDLRKPDRRKRYTVVGNPYWMAPEMINGKSYDERVDVFSFGIVICEIIGRVSADPDFLPRSNDFGLNVAAFIEQQQPSECPLTFLPLAALCCDLDADERPSFSKLEEWLENLLMHLDIGLPLLSETEQLRRTFWHERRRDSKRETVPTSSPRSHSPEPSPDNGNDPNHPPGLPQSANCTPQNTSEQLHQERAEQTVNASSSSNGFSPSDSSGSHGRGREDSGEIQRRPEPSQVDRPPAGPSGGSRRTCRVLWTKPLL; encoded by the exons ATGTCTCGGCGGGACCAAAGGTTTCAACGGGGGATGAAAGGACG GTGCCGGGAATGCAGCTGCACCCTGTCTCACTGGTACTACGAGCGAGAGGGACAACTGTTCTGCAAGAAGCACTACTGGCAGCGTTATGGCGAGAACTGTCAGGGCTGCGACGAGACGCTCCAACCGGGACTCGTCATG GTCGCTGGAGAGCAGAAGTACCACCCTGAATGCTTCACATGTAGAAAGTGCCAGCTGTTCATTGGAGATGGAGACAGTTACACACTGGTGGAGCATTCCAAACTCTTCTG CGGTCAATGTTTCAGTCAGCGTGCAGCGTCATCACCTTCATCGCCACCCGTCAAGAGCCCCCACACGGTGGCGCTGGTGTCACTTCCTCCGCAGACAAAAGGCCATCGAGGTCTGATGGTGGCCACTGAACTCAGCCAAGGAAGCGGCCCTCTGGTTACTGTGACTGC GATAAACTCGGACATCCTTGGTCCTGACCTGCTGTCTTCGGTCCACATTGGAGACAATATCCTGGAGGTCAACGGCATTCCCGTCCACAACGTTTGCCCAGACGAG GTAGACCATGTGATCCAGGACACAAGCAGACCGCTGCAGCTGACCGTTGAACACAATCCGCGGTCCAAGACTTCCACCAAGGTCCATCAAGACCTCACCTGTGTCTGTGAAAAAGTGCCTTCGACACACATGCTCCCAAACCTGGTGGAGGAGCCTGGCTTAGAGGTGGAGATGCTGGAACCAATCACAACGAGTCTCTCCTCGCCTCAGCACCGAGGAATCATGGGAATGCGATCCCGAAACATCCT GCGCAGCTGCAGCATCGAAAAGTCTTCCTtgtcactcttatctcaaaagaAAGACATGGTGCGTTCCGAATCTCTGCGTGCCGACCCCGGAGATCGAACCCATCGCATATTCAGGCCTTCGGACCTCGTCCACGGAGAAGTGCTCGGCAGAGGCTTCTTCGGACAGGCCGTCAAG GTGACACATCGGGAGACAGGAGAGGTGATGGTGATGAAAGAGTTGATACGTTTTGATGAGGAGACGCACGAGACTTTCCTGAAGGAG GTAAAGGTGATGCGCTGTTTGGATCATCCCAACGTCCTCAAGTTCATTGGACTCTTTTACAAGGACAAGCGCATACACTTTGTGTCCGAGTACATCCAGGGAGGAACGCTCAGAGAAAGCATCTCCAAAATG AATCAGTCCGTTGTAGTGGCAGATTTTGGACTCGCTCGTTTGGTGACCGCAGAGAGGAATCGCAGCAGAACTTCTTCTCTCGACCGACCCCCAAAGGGAACGCTGTCGGACCTCCGCAAACCGGACCGCAGGAAGCGCTACACAGTGGTCGGAAACCCCTACTGGATGGCCCCGGAGATGATCAACG GGAAAAGCTACGATGAACGCGTGGACGTCTTTTCCTTCGGAATCGTGATTTGTGAG ATCATAGGAAGAGTGAGCGCCGACCCGGACTTCCTTCCCCGGAGTAACGACTTTGGCTTGAACGTGGCCGCGTTCATTGAGCAGCAGCAGCCCTCGGAGTGCCCTTTGACCTTCCTACCACTGGCTGCCCTCTGCTGTGACCTGGATGCCGATGAAAG GCCTTCCTTCTCCAAGCTGGAGGAGTGGCTGGAGAATCTGCTGATGCACTTGGACATCGGCCTGCCGCTCCTCTCCGAGACGGAGCAGCTCCGCAGAACCTTTTGGCACGAGCGCCGACGCGACTCCAAACGGGAAACCGTGCCCACTTCTTCTCCACGTTCTCACAGTCCCGAGCCATCTCCAGACAATGGAAATGATCCGAATCATCCACCTGGACTTCCTCAAAGTGCTAACTGCACACCTCAGAACACAAGTGAGCAACTGCATCAAGAACGTGCGGAGCAAACCGTGAACGCCAGCTCGTCTTCAAACGGTTTCTCGCCGTCAGACTCTTCCGGAAGCCACGGGCGCGGACGAGAGGACTCGGGAGAAATCCAAAGGCGACCGGAACCCTCCCAAGTCGACAGGCCACCCGCGGGCCCGTCCGGCGGGTCCAGAAGGACCTGCAGAGTTTTGTGGACCAAGCCTCTTTTATAG
- the LOC133466821 gene encoding LIM domain kinase 1-like isoform X3 — protein MVAGEQKYHPECFTCRKCQLFIGDGDSYTLVEHSKLFCGQCFSQRAASSPSSPPVKSPHTVALVSLPPQTKGHRGLMVATELSQGSGPLVTVTAINSDILGPDLLSSVHIGDNILEVNGIPVHNVCPDEVDHVIQDTSRPLQLTVEHNPRSKTSTKVHQDLTCVCEKVPSTHMLPNLVEEPGLEVEMLEPITTSLSSPQHRGIMGMRSRNILRSCSIEKSSLSLLSQKKDMVRSESLRADPGDRTHRIFRPSDLVHGEVLGRGFFGQAVKVTHRETGEVMVMKELIRFDEETHETFLKEVKVMRCLDHPNVLKFIGLFYKDKRIHFVSEYIQGGTLRESISKMDNNFSWNIRVSYAKDIAAGMAYLHSMNVIHRDLNSHNCLVKENQSVVVADFGLARLVTAERNRSRTSSLDRPPKGTLSDLRKPDRRKRYTVVGNPYWMAPEMINGKSYDERVDVFSFGIVICEIIGRVSADPDFLPRSNDFGLNVAAFIEQQQPSECPLTFLPLAALCCDLDADERPSFSKLEEWLENLLMHLDIGLPLLSETEQLRRTFWHERRRDSKRETVPTSSPRSHSPEPSPDNGNDPNHPPGLPQSANCTPQNTSEQLHQERAEQTVNASSSSNGFSPSDSSGSHGRGREDSGEIQRRPEPSQVDRPPAGPSGGSRRTCRVLWTKPLL, from the exons ATG GTCGCTGGAGAGCAGAAGTACCACCCTGAATGCTTCACATGTAGAAAGTGCCAGCTGTTCATTGGAGATGGAGACAGTTACACACTGGTGGAGCATTCCAAACTCTTCTG CGGTCAATGTTTCAGTCAGCGTGCAGCGTCATCACCTTCATCGCCACCCGTCAAGAGCCCCCACACGGTGGCGCTGGTGTCACTTCCTCCGCAGACAAAAGGCCATCGAGGTCTGATGGTGGCCACTGAACTCAGCCAAGGAAGCGGCCCTCTGGTTACTGTGACTGC GATAAACTCGGACATCCTTGGTCCTGACCTGCTGTCTTCGGTCCACATTGGAGACAATATCCTGGAGGTCAACGGCATTCCCGTCCACAACGTTTGCCCAGACGAG GTAGACCATGTGATCCAGGACACAAGCAGACCGCTGCAGCTGACCGTTGAACACAATCCGCGGTCCAAGACTTCCACCAAGGTCCATCAAGACCTCACCTGTGTCTGTGAAAAAGTGCCTTCGACACACATGCTCCCAAACCTGGTGGAGGAGCCTGGCTTAGAGGTGGAGATGCTGGAACCAATCACAACGAGTCTCTCCTCGCCTCAGCACCGAGGAATCATGGGAATGCGATCCCGAAACATCCT GCGCAGCTGCAGCATCGAAAAGTCTTCCTtgtcactcttatctcaaaagaAAGACATGGTGCGTTCCGAATCTCTGCGTGCCGACCCCGGAGATCGAACCCATCGCATATTCAGGCCTTCGGACCTCGTCCACGGAGAAGTGCTCGGCAGAGGCTTCTTCGGACAGGCCGTCAAG GTGACACATCGGGAGACAGGAGAGGTGATGGTGATGAAAGAGTTGATACGTTTTGATGAGGAGACGCACGAGACTTTCCTGAAGGAG GTAAAGGTGATGCGCTGTTTGGATCATCCCAACGTCCTCAAGTTCATTGGACTCTTTTACAAGGACAAGCGCATACACTTTGTGTCCGAGTACATCCAGGGAGGAACGCTCAGAGAAAGCATCTCCAAAATG GACAATAACTTCTCATGGAACATCAGAGTGAGTTATGCCAAAGACATTGCAGCTGGAATG GCATATTTACACTCCATGAACGTCATCCACAGAGATTTAAACTCACACAACTGCCTGGTCAAAGAG AATCAGTCCGTTGTAGTGGCAGATTTTGGACTCGCTCGTTTGGTGACCGCAGAGAGGAATCGCAGCAGAACTTCTTCTCTCGACCGACCCCCAAAGGGAACGCTGTCGGACCTCCGCAAACCGGACCGCAGGAAGCGCTACACAGTGGTCGGAAACCCCTACTGGATGGCCCCGGAGATGATCAACG GGAAAAGCTACGATGAACGCGTGGACGTCTTTTCCTTCGGAATCGTGATTTGTGAG ATCATAGGAAGAGTGAGCGCCGACCCGGACTTCCTTCCCCGGAGTAACGACTTTGGCTTGAACGTGGCCGCGTTCATTGAGCAGCAGCAGCCCTCGGAGTGCCCTTTGACCTTCCTACCACTGGCTGCCCTCTGCTGTGACCTGGATGCCGATGAAAG GCCTTCCTTCTCCAAGCTGGAGGAGTGGCTGGAGAATCTGCTGATGCACTTGGACATCGGCCTGCCGCTCCTCTCCGAGACGGAGCAGCTCCGCAGAACCTTTTGGCACGAGCGCCGACGCGACTCCAAACGGGAAACCGTGCCCACTTCTTCTCCACGTTCTCACAGTCCCGAGCCATCTCCAGACAATGGAAATGATCCGAATCATCCACCTGGACTTCCTCAAAGTGCTAACTGCACACCTCAGAACACAAGTGAGCAACTGCATCAAGAACGTGCGGAGCAAACCGTGAACGCCAGCTCGTCTTCAAACGGTTTCTCGCCGTCAGACTCTTCCGGAAGCCACGGGCGCGGACGAGAGGACTCGGGAGAAATCCAAAGGCGACCGGAACCCTCCCAAGTCGACAGGCCACCCGCGGGCCCGTCCGGCGGGTCCAGAAGGACCTGCAGAGTTTTGTGGACCAAGCCTCTTTTATAG
- the LOC133466821 gene encoding LIM domain kinase 1-like isoform X4 — MVATELSQGSGPLVTVTAINSDILGPDLLSSVHIGDNILEVNGIPVHNVCPDEVDHVIQDTSRPLQLTVEHNPRSKTSTKVHQDLTCVCEKVPSTHMLPNLVEEPGLEVEMLEPITTSLSSPQHRGIMGMRSRNILRSCSIEKSSLSLLSQKKDMVRSESLRADPGDRTHRIFRPSDLVHGEVLGRGFFGQAVKVTHRETGEVMVMKELIRFDEETHETFLKEVKVMRCLDHPNVLKFIGLFYKDKRIHFVSEYIQGGTLRESISKMDNNFSWNIRVSYAKDIAAGMAYLHSMNVIHRDLNSHNCLVKENQSVVVADFGLARLVTAERNRSRTSSLDRPPKGTLSDLRKPDRRKRYTVVGNPYWMAPEMINGKSYDERVDVFSFGIVICEIIGRVSADPDFLPRSNDFGLNVAAFIEQQQPSECPLTFLPLAALCCDLDADERPSFSKLEEWLENLLMHLDIGLPLLSETEQLRRTFWHERRRDSKRETVPTSSPRSHSPEPSPDNGNDPNHPPGLPQSANCTPQNTSEQLHQERAEQTVNASSSSNGFSPSDSSGSHGRGREDSGEIQRRPEPSQVDRPPAGPSGGSRRTCRVLWTKPLL; from the exons ATGGTGGCCACTGAACTCAGCCAAGGAAGCGGCCCTCTGGTTACTGTGACTGC GATAAACTCGGACATCCTTGGTCCTGACCTGCTGTCTTCGGTCCACATTGGAGACAATATCCTGGAGGTCAACGGCATTCCCGTCCACAACGTTTGCCCAGACGAG GTAGACCATGTGATCCAGGACACAAGCAGACCGCTGCAGCTGACCGTTGAACACAATCCGCGGTCCAAGACTTCCACCAAGGTCCATCAAGACCTCACCTGTGTCTGTGAAAAAGTGCCTTCGACACACATGCTCCCAAACCTGGTGGAGGAGCCTGGCTTAGAGGTGGAGATGCTGGAACCAATCACAACGAGTCTCTCCTCGCCTCAGCACCGAGGAATCATGGGAATGCGATCCCGAAACATCCT GCGCAGCTGCAGCATCGAAAAGTCTTCCTtgtcactcttatctcaaaagaAAGACATGGTGCGTTCCGAATCTCTGCGTGCCGACCCCGGAGATCGAACCCATCGCATATTCAGGCCTTCGGACCTCGTCCACGGAGAAGTGCTCGGCAGAGGCTTCTTCGGACAGGCCGTCAAG GTGACACATCGGGAGACAGGAGAGGTGATGGTGATGAAAGAGTTGATACGTTTTGATGAGGAGACGCACGAGACTTTCCTGAAGGAG GTAAAGGTGATGCGCTGTTTGGATCATCCCAACGTCCTCAAGTTCATTGGACTCTTTTACAAGGACAAGCGCATACACTTTGTGTCCGAGTACATCCAGGGAGGAACGCTCAGAGAAAGCATCTCCAAAATG GACAATAACTTCTCATGGAACATCAGAGTGAGTTATGCCAAAGACATTGCAGCTGGAATG GCATATTTACACTCCATGAACGTCATCCACAGAGATTTAAACTCACACAACTGCCTGGTCAAAGAG AATCAGTCCGTTGTAGTGGCAGATTTTGGACTCGCTCGTTTGGTGACCGCAGAGAGGAATCGCAGCAGAACTTCTTCTCTCGACCGACCCCCAAAGGGAACGCTGTCGGACCTCCGCAAACCGGACCGCAGGAAGCGCTACACAGTGGTCGGAAACCCCTACTGGATGGCCCCGGAGATGATCAACG GGAAAAGCTACGATGAACGCGTGGACGTCTTTTCCTTCGGAATCGTGATTTGTGAG ATCATAGGAAGAGTGAGCGCCGACCCGGACTTCCTTCCCCGGAGTAACGACTTTGGCTTGAACGTGGCCGCGTTCATTGAGCAGCAGCAGCCCTCGGAGTGCCCTTTGACCTTCCTACCACTGGCTGCCCTCTGCTGTGACCTGGATGCCGATGAAAG GCCTTCCTTCTCCAAGCTGGAGGAGTGGCTGGAGAATCTGCTGATGCACTTGGACATCGGCCTGCCGCTCCTCTCCGAGACGGAGCAGCTCCGCAGAACCTTTTGGCACGAGCGCCGACGCGACTCCAAACGGGAAACCGTGCCCACTTCTTCTCCACGTTCTCACAGTCCCGAGCCATCTCCAGACAATGGAAATGATCCGAATCATCCACCTGGACTTCCTCAAAGTGCTAACTGCACACCTCAGAACACAAGTGAGCAACTGCATCAAGAACGTGCGGAGCAAACCGTGAACGCCAGCTCGTCTTCAAACGGTTTCTCGCCGTCAGACTCTTCCGGAAGCCACGGGCGCGGACGAGAGGACTCGGGAGAAATCCAAAGGCGACCGGAACCCTCCCAAGTCGACAGGCCACCCGCGGGCCCGTCCGGCGGGTCCAGAAGGACCTGCAGAGTTTTGTGGACCAAGCCTCTTTTATAG